The genomic stretch CACAAAAATAACTATAATATGATTGATTGGACTAATATTCAACTATTATGCAAACATAATCCGAATAGTTCTTTGATTATTTTTCCTTGTGAAAATGTTTCTACAAGCTTACTCTTAACAGATATTTTCAAGAACGCCAGGATTGTATTGGAACCCAGGAATTTTAGAGTAACCAAAACCATATTTTCTCATCTTTGGGAGATAGTACTTTACTTATTGTACCTGAGATAGTATATGCTATAATAATGTAGCTCATTGGCTTTTAATTGGATTCTCAGGAACGCCGGGAGCAGACTCCAGCCGAGAATGAGTCTTTTGTCAACTCACTTCGTGCCTCTTTCACATTTTTGGAGGTCCATCTCCTTATTCACCtatgttattatatgttgttGTAACACCTCTTTTTATATGTTCACACAaaaatataatcaaataatacatCAAAAGTAAGTTGAACTTGGTTCATTCATCTGTGGTTTGACGATTTAATGTAGTGTTTGGTTTACAGATTTGAGGCTTCAAAGTAGATTTAGCTTTAACTCGTCTCATTTAATTTTATGGGACATGAGTTACTCAATATCTACCAAGATCACTGTCAGAAGCTGAGATGTACTTTTAATAGAGAAATTAAAGGTCTATTGCCTTTAGTTGGAGTAATAGAATACGAGTTCCATTGGTTTTACTAGTTTCTGACAATATGATAAAGTCATTCATAATCCTTTTAGGATATTTAACTTGAAAATGCCAGTTGCCTAATCTACTTTTTAAATTGTTTCATACTAGATTTTGTCATGTATATCGGACGATAATTATACATGCATGCACATATAAACATGGGGTGTAGTAGAGAGTACCATGTGACTAAGctgttgattttctcatcttgTTTCTCTTGTTTCCATATCTGCTATAGCGACTGTGTGTATTTCCATTTGCGTGTTACTTTCTCATATTGTCTGTCTTTGGCACAGTTTATCTCACATATTTCTACTGACTGAAAATTTACacgattttttaaaaatttatttgttCAGAAACTTTGTATTCCTAGCATTGCTGTTGTTGAAGGAGCTGCATTGGGTGGTGGACTTGAAATGGCTCTAGCATGTGATCTTCGGATATGTGGTAATTTTTGTTAATTACCATATTTATGTTGACTGTAATGAGTGAAAGTTTAGCTGGTTATAGATGAGGTGTAATTATCAGACTGATTGTTTTCACCTCACATGGCTCAGGAGAAGATGCAGTATTAGGCTTGCCAGAAACCGGACTTGCTATAATTCCAGGGTATGCAGTTATTCTCAGTTCTAGAATAATAGTATTGAATGCTTTGCTCTTATAATTGTCATAAATGACAGATTATCTGCATTGCCATAATTTGGGGGTTAACTGacattcttttctttcttttatatctTCAGTAATCAACGATAACATTATGCTCATCCATTTGACAAAAATAACCATAATATCCATATGAACTTAGAAGCGTGTAAACTTAAAAAGAATAGGGGATTACCTCATTGCTTAATGGTGGATTAGTGGCTCCCATGTCTTCATAATTCTCGTCCAAAATCATTAATAGTAGCTTAAAGAATGCAAGAGGGGTTTATTTACCCTCCTGAACTCTTTCTCTTAGTATCCCAAATCTTCAACCCTACAAGCAAATGTGTTTATATTTCGCTCTATGTTTGTCATAATGGGCCTTCTGAGCTTCATCTTGTTGTGGTAAGAGAGGTCTCTCTACCAATGACATTATGAGTGAGGACACACAAGTCTCTTGCCATTCCATTTATGATTTATAGGCAACACCATGCTTAATAATCATGACTGCAATATGCTAGTTCTATGTTTTATTTGTATTAGTTTTTGTTGTTGCTCGTATTTTTCGAGTTGTTGTCATGTGAGGTTCTCCCGGGGGCACGTGAGCTATCTAACACATTCCCAAGGAAGTGTCTAGATAATTGACTCCTCGGGGCTTTGTAATTCTTTTCTCGCTAGGTAATCCAATGGGCGTAGTCCAATGTGACAATGAAGATTATTGCACTCGGAGGGCATGGCCTTATTTGATAAGAAAGGCACAACCATGCACATGGAATAGGATCAAGGGTTGGAGACCACACTAGATCCCTGGCACACGTGCCTACCTACCTCTGACACAAGTGGTAGTTACCTTGGAGAGTGGTTGTCCCCTCCGTACAATCGACAAAAAGGATGAGCAGGGCCACAAAATCACTCTTGGGAACAGGTGGTGCGCTTGCTGACACTGCCGCCACTTCCCAAGAACGTGGTCGTACGCTGTACATCCAGATGTCCCCGAGGAGCTACTCGGAAAGAAGAGGAAAATCCAACTTGTGTGCTAGACAAGTCTAATCTAGCTCATCAACCACACTTAGCACACTTTTCAGCCCCCTTTTACtgtaaataccttgtttatgtgGCAATTACTAGTTAATTAGCTCTAATTAACGAGCCTTAATACTCCCaattgcctataaatagggccggGGTCTCATTGTAAAAACAAACCAACTTGTGCATGCCAAAATGCTGCCAAATTGCAAAACCCTAAAGAGAACTTGGCTTCTTAAGTGGACTAGATCTCATTAAAGGCCAAGCTACGGAAAAATCCTGCTCGTTCCTTTACTTAATCCATTGTTAGTTCTAAATCGTAAGTTGACGAAAAGTCACATCAACATTTGTAAATTAGTCTTTGGTTTGGTATGTAATGCCTCGTGGTGGAATTCTAAAATGTAAATTTTGACGATTCCCCATCAttcttattaaaatatattttgtttcctataaaaaaaaaatcattcaaaatatTCTAGTACTTTCTGGAGCAGCTCTTGACTTATCAATGTGTTCTTGACTTGTACAGGATTGTTCCAAGATaacccttttattttatttatctgtTTTTCTTTCTACTGACCATAGTCCTTTTCTACAAACTTGCCTTTAACAGAGCAGGGGCAACACAAAGACTTCCAAGATTGATTGGTAAAGCACAAGCTAAGGAAATTATACTTACTGGCAAGAGAATTACTGGCACGACTGCAATGTCTATTGGTGCGTCTACCTAGTATCCAATTTGCTTTATTTAGTTAATTTCTTCATCTGTTTGTTCAAATTCTTCTTACTGACTAAAGTATGTCTTGGTACAGGTCTTGTTAATTACTGCCTTCCTTCTGGTGAAGTTCATAAGAAAGCACTTGAAATTGCTCGGGAAATAAATGAGAAGGTACTTGAATACTTCTTACCATTTGTTTTACTGGTGCTGCATAGATAGGTCTCTTCAAGTCCGACTCTAAAACTTGTTACTTCTCTGTTGTGTGTGGACTGACTAAATGCTTTATCTAATTTGTGTATTATGGAATATTGCCTTAATCTTTTACCAAAATAGAAAACAAAAAACACacatgatttatagtggttcaccCTTAATGTTAGAGCTATAATTAGGCCAAACTCATAATGCTATGAAATCAACATCAAAAATCTGTTTTCTGTTTCACTATAAAGATAAGTATCTGTTGCTCATTTGTATGTGTTATTGCACACAATTCTTTTTACCATAGGGCCCGCTGGCTATAAGAATGGCAAAAAAGGCCATTGATGAGGGACTAGAGGTAAATATGTCCTCAAGTGAGACAATAGTAAAAGACTGCTATGCGCAGCTCTTGTACACAAAAGATCGCTTGGAAGGCCTGGCTGCATTTGCGGAGAAGCGAAAACCCAAGTATAAAGGAGAATAAAGGTAATCAGAACTCCAGTGAGAATCGAGAAAGATGGTTTCTGTATGGCTATTTTATTGAATAAGGCTTAAAAACTGTATCATGAACCTCTTCCCATAAAGAATTTTGTTACTGTCGAAAAGTTCAAAAGAGGGCATCTTGTTTTGCTATGTTTGTGTTaatctttgtttttcttttctgatAAATTAATGTTAGAAATAAAAGGGAACAAAGTTTCACTATGTTTGGATATTACATGGGCGTTGTGCAAGAAAGGGGAGTTAATAGAGGAATTGCTGAAAGAGTCATTGTATGTTGATTCACAATATTTTCCAAAGAAGCCAAATATTAGAGCAGAGATAAGTAACATTCTCAGTTGACATGTCACTAAGAATTGCAAACAAAACGTTGCTACTTGATAATTGTGTTAATCTTGAGATATGCTTGTGTTGAATTTGCTAAAAAAAAACAGAAGAAAAGCATTTGAAGAACTAAATtctatatattgaaaaaaaaaattcattaaaattataattaaagcaTTAGAGTCGGAGACGTAACCCTTCCCTtcctaggtttttttttttaatatatatatcgtAAAGTAATGCCGTAACGATTATAAGAAAATGTAGGATATTGGATGAATTGATTAGTACCAACCTTTTGACGTTATCCTGAGGTGAGTTACATTGTCAAATATACTATGTCACATAAAcgtaatatttttaatatattatatatttaacacAATTTTTAATATTATGTTCTAATGCATAATTGTAAAATAATattgtaaaatttaatatttcattaatactaatttaatatttattgaaaatatacaaaaattactcacttttctttatattttattattgatagtataggataataataaaataataagataaaaaataaagtatttaaTACAGATAGATAgaaataatactaaaataataaaaatgacataaaaataaataaaaaaatgtagcattaatggtgatgcaaaatatgcaccatgctatattgtgtgccaaatttttagcatgtgccaaatttgacacaacttTTGGCATACCATTGGAGCAAGTTTTTTGTAAAGTGAGCTATATTTTAGCAATGTATTACAAATTTGACAATCCATTAGAGATGCTCTAATGCCATATCATGAGGTGAATCACATTTTCAAATATGCTATCCCATAATGATATGATAGTCATAACTATCCAACTCGGGGTCTACCGAGtactgattgataacgggagctcggtaaatatcctctataaggcgaTATTGGAAAAAATGGGTCTATTAGTTCGAGACTTAAAAGCTTGTGCAACTACCTTTTATGGATTCTCAGGAGAAAGGACAGCCAATAGATGATCAATCGAGCTCCCAGTAACTCTGGGAGAATATCTAGTCTCGCTCATGAAGATGTTCAAGTTCATAGTGGTGGATTCTCCACCGACTTACAATGTCTTGCTCGGGAGACCATCCCTGAATGGGCTGGGGGCAGCAACATCTGTAAGACACTTGGCACTAAAATTTCCAACGCCAAGTGAGATTGAGACATTAAATGGAGATCAATTAACAGCTCGAGAGTGCTATAGTATCTCCATGAGGGAGAAGGGTCAATCTAGTGCCCAAACACTAGTTGTGATTGAGGAAATTGAAGAGAGTATTTTCGAGGTCGAAGATGAAATCGACCCCAGAATGGAAGAAGACCGAGCTGACGTTGGCCCAATAGAGGAGCTTGAAGACATTCAGATCGATGAAAATGATACCACAAAATTAGTGAAGATCGGGAAGAACCTCACTAAGGAAGTGAAATAGCAATTAATATGCTTTCTGAGGGAAAACCAAGATGTTTTTGCTTGGTCCCAGGACATATATCATTGGGATTCATCCTGGCATAATAAGCCATGCTTTAAACATAGATAAGAACTTCTCCCGAAACAGCAAAAAAGAAGACTCCTCGATGATGAAAGGAAAcaagctttaaaggaagaagtcgatagGCTAAAAGCAATTCGCTTCATAAGAGAAGCGTACTATCTAGATTGGATTTCCAATCTAGTGTTAGTCCCcaaaccaaatgggaagtggcTAACCTGCATTGATTACTCGGACTTGAAAAAggcatgcccgaaggattgtttcccgttACCTCAAATTGATCAGCTCATTGATGCAATCTCGGGAcatgacatcatgtcattcatggatgcttactctagatataaccagatagcaatGCATGCTCccgaccaagaacacacgagcttTGTGATAGACAAAGAATTACTGTTACAATATAATGTCATTTGGGATAAAAAAATGCAGGAGTGACGTACCAGAGATTGGTAAATCGTATCTTTGCTGAAAAAATTGGCAACAACATGGAAGGGTATGTGGACGAAATGTTAGTAAAATCTAAGCACACtaacaaccatgtttccgacctcgCAGAATGTTTCACTATActtcgaaagtataacatgaggcttaacccacaaaagtgttCCTTTAGGGTATCTTCGAGaaagtttttgggttttatagtGAATGCTTAAGGCATCAAGGAAAATCTAGACATGATCAAGGCCCTAATATAAATGTATTCACcccaaaagcataaggatgtccagagcttaactggacaaATGACGACCTTAAATAGATTCGTAGCAAAATCCACGGATAAATGCCTACTTTTCttcaatcttttgagagggggcaaagaATTTGAGTGGATAGAGGAGAGCAAGTTTGCCTTTCAGAATCTTAAAAAACACCTCATCGAACCACTTATCTTATCTAATCAAGTATtgggagaagtactgtacttaCACCTTGCAACAACTGAGCACACAATTAGTGTTGCGTTAGTTCGGGAGGACAAAAGAGTACAACGAcaggtttattacatcagtaagtGACTCTTAGGAGTCAAATAAAAAAtatcctctaatggaaaagctCACGTTGTGCTTGGTACACGCATCTCGAAAGTtgtgaccttactttcaagcataCCCCATACAGGTGCTAATCGACCAATCATTGAGGCAAATACTGTCCAAACCTAAGGCATCAGGTCGACTATTGAAATTGCCGGTTGAGCTCAGGCAatttgagatcacatatcacccgagAACAATAATAAAGGGCCAGGCACTAGCCGATTTCATAGAAGAATGCACTGGTATATCCAACGAAGAATTAATAACCCTAGCTCgagagctgtggagactttatgtcgatggatcatccaatgaaaatggatcgggggcaggtatCATACTAATAACCCCACCAGGACATAGATTTCATTCAGTGTTGAGATTttgattcaaagcatccaacaacgaggctgaatatgaagcactactagTAGGGCTTCATGTGACTTCGTAGATAAAATCCAAAGCCATACACTACTACAATGATTCATAACTTGTGGTCAACCAGATACGAGGTGAATACCAGCCTCGAGGAACCAAAATGGCAGCGTACCTGTAAAATTCAAAACGACATTTGAACAGTTGAAATATTACACAATTGAACAAGTCCCAATGGAACATAACTcgaatgttgatgccttagcttGCTTTCAAAAACTAGAGAAGCCGACACACTCAATGTGGTCCCAGTAGAGTTTCTACCACAACCAAGTATCACTGAGCTAGAAATAAACGAGGTCGACATGATTGATTCGCAACCAACATGGATGATACCTATAATCGACTACCTAGAAACCGAGAATCTCCCCAAAGACGGAATGAGGCTTGAAAGTGGATGTACAAGATTCCAAGATATACTAtcttggaaggaaaattgtattagagaggatattctatgcctcTATTACAATGTGTAATTCCACCTGAAGCAAAAAGAATCAtcgaagaaatccatgaaggattttgtggagatcacgcagGGGAGCATAACCTCTCAAAGAAAGtcataaggcaaggatacttatgGCCTATGCTCAAAACTGATGCTTTCACATATGTTAAACATTAGAATAAATGCCAACAGTACACATCGATACCACGAGCTCCACCAACTGAGCTCACCATGTtaacctccccatggccattcgcagtatggggcatagaCCTCATAGGGTTTCTACCAATGGGACGAGGTGGAGTTAAATATGCTGTAGTAGCTACTGACTATTTCACCAAAATGATCGAGGCTGAGCCCTTAGCTACTATCACCTCGAAAAAGGTCCCtaacttcgtggtaaagaacatcatatgtcgatatgggatacTAAGGAAGATATTTTCTGACAACggaactcaattcgatagcgagCTATCCACTCGGTTTTGTGAATGAAATGGGATCATAAAGATCTTCTCCCCAGTAGGGCTTATCGAACAACAACTCGAACCTCGATTGGGCATACACCCTTCTCGttagcctatggctgcgaggcCATGTAACCAATCGAGGTCAAAATATCAACATTGAGACGAGAAGCGTATACACAAAACTCGAACCAACTCTAGCTCAGCTCAAAAATGCCGCGTACCAACAACGCGCCACAAGGTTCTTCAATAAACGGGTTCGAGACAGGCACTTTGGAGTAAGAGAATTGGTACTCAGATGAGTATTTTTGGCGACATGAGACATAAACCCAGGcgtactcgggcctaatt from Humulus lupulus chromosome 5, drHumLupu1.1, whole genome shotgun sequence encodes the following:
- the LOC133778096 gene encoding probable enoyl-CoA hydratase 2, mitochondrial, coding for MQASKILRRSLAHYSFKKQRLFEPFPVTGLISTPQSDPQTCRYQTHRTLILDRSPSQLVQLNRLSDSDSGIVELTLNRPERRNAIGRDFLRGFIESLEAVSKDSSANVVLIRSLVPKVFCAGADLKERREQTPAENESFVNSLRASFTFLEKLCIPSIAVVEGAALGGGLEMALACDLRICGEDAVLGLPETGLAIIPGAGATQRLPRLIGKAQAKEIILTGKRITGTTAMSIGLVNYCLPSGEVHKKALEIAREINEKGPLAIRMAKKAIDEGLEVNMSSSETIVKDCYAQLLYTKDRLEGLAAFAEKRKPKYKGE